Within the Bradyrhizobium ottawaense genome, the region ACCCAAGTGCGGCTCTCACGAGATACCTCCTCGAAACCATGGCCAGACCAGATTGGTCGTCAAGCGGACATGCGCGGACCCGTTATTCAAACCCTCTGCTCACTTCTGCATGGAGCAGACGGCCAATGATTACGTCCGGAGGCGCCGAAGATTGAATCAAGGATGCCAAATCTCTCCAAATCTTTCCGAGGCCAACCGGGCGCGCTTCATCTGGGTGCACCCGACATTGCTGCACAACGAGGGCTTGCGAAGGAGCTGATGTTCTATTCAAACCGGCCGTCGCCGCTTCTCAGCATCAAGGGCCAATCATCCTTCACTGTGAGATCGAGAAACTGACCTCCAAACGGCGGACCCAGCAAACTTGCTGCGCCACGGCAATCGAAGGTGTCATGAACGATTGCAAAGATCGGCTGCGCGTCATTGCCCGCACCTATCCGCTATGCGGTCGTTGAATATTTGAATTTCTGCATCGAGCACTTCAAGGGCTCGTTGACGCTCGACGTCATTTGGGCAGTCGGCGACCGCCTGACGAGCTGTCACCGCCTCGATGAATTGCTTGAAGTCTAACCTGCAGCTCTCATCAGTAGCCGGCTTGCCTACACTGTTTTGCGATGAGCGCACCAGCCGCAAGTGGGAGGAGACAACTGTCGCTTGACCGCATTGTGACGCACCAAGCGCGGCCGCCGTTGATAGCAGCAAGAGAGGGGGAATGACCAACATTAATGTGCGCACCATGCGCATGCATCTCTTCGCACGATGCTCTACTCACGGTCAGCTACGTCATGATGATCGCGCATGATGCGAGAGAGCACTCCACCACGGTCCCATACGACCAATCGCACCACGCGTCAGGTTAAGTCTTGCAAAGGCTTGCTAATATGAGACTCGCGCAATGATCCGAGGGTCGCGCGGTTCTAGCCACGTCCAAGAGCGCTTAATTCTTCACGGCAGACTTGGCTAAAACTCCTTAGGGGGTCTGTCGCGTGACTGCCGATCAACTCTCGCAATTCAGGAAACGTTTTGTTCGGCGAAAGATATGTATCGACTATCATTCGAGCTACGGCTTCTGCGCCTTCGATTACTGCATCGCTAGATAGAATGCGCATTCTGCCAATTAGTGCATACATATTTACGAGTGCCGAAACCTCCGAGTTGTTATGCACAAGCGCATCGGCATACAACTTTGACGCCTCCTCGATGAATTGCCTGTATAGTTTCTGCCTTCTGGTCTTCTCTTGGGCCAGCCTTCGCACGCTATCTCTACGGCGCTGCGTGACCCAAGTGGCCACAAGAGACGTCAAGCCGCCGACGGCTGACCCACCAAAAGCAGCAAGAGCAGGAATGTAGCCGGGATTCATATTTTTACCGTTTTGTCCACTGCGCTATTTGGCTCTGGGACCTTCAGACGTGAGCGGGGAGCCCTGCAACTTGCCTTGGGGCGCGTCCGGCGCGACAGATAATCTCTCTCGCTCGCGAATATTTTCCGGTGCATCGCTCACGGAATCACCTTGTCCGAGTCGGGCAAGGGTGGAGTGTCCGATCTACTCCCTGCAAAACTTGGCGTGGGCCGCCCCTCGACAGCGGTTAGCGGTGCCGCGTCCATCGGCGAATGTCGACGCCATGTCTGTTTGAGACTCCGACGCCGCTTATCAACTTCGACGAGACCGGGCATAATCTCTGAGCGATTCTCGCCTACATCGAGCTTCATCGTGAGGTTCTCACCGGGGCGCTGCGACTTACTATGGTCAATTCTCCTTGGAACCAAGCTAAGTTCGCCAACGTTCAATAAATTGTTGCAAAGGATACTTCTCACCGCAGGACTTCGACGAGGCCGCTCGCGCACGTGAGCTCCTTTATTCTGACGCTATGCCGGTTTGATCGCCTCGGCACCCAAGGCCAAGCACGAGGTGTCGGGACACGTCGCCGCCACCGAAATTTGGCGGCCAGACCGCGATTTGCATCTCTTTGTTACGCTTCATTTTTGCGCGGGGATGACGCGATGTATGTTGGCCAAGGCTGAATTGGCCGAAAACACGCGGACAATGAAGCCCCTGTCAGCGCGCCCGGCTTCCCTCCCGATCCGGGTCCGCATGCGGTCGGTCTGCATCGCCGCAACGGACCGACCGCATTTTCTGAAAGGTCGAACTCTTCACCGGATGCGAGAAAATCGCCTATCACCCGGGCCGATCAAACTAGCCGCTCTATTTATTGGAATAATCGACGCCTAAACGCCAGACTCCGAGGCAGATAAAGCATGAGCGAGAATTCAGATCCGTTTCGAGCCGAGGTGCTCCTAAGCCTTTCAATGATTGCAGGAGCCTTGAGCCATCTGAATGAACTGGTCGACGAAAAGACAGTTACGATAGAACAAGAATTGCGAGAACGCGTTGCCGAAAGCGAGAAGCTTATCGATCAAATCCGTGCCGAAACGCGGACTGCCCAAGATGAGTTGAAGCGGCTAATGGAAGAAGAGCGATTCGAGACCGGTGAAATAGTTGCCGAATGGAAGGCAACCCGCCGGACAAGCAAGCTGCATGCTCGAGCCGACCGGTGCGAACGGTTTGCAACCACCGCCATTGAAATCGCCGTTTTGGCGATGGAGGAAGCGAAACGAGCAGTACTATGTGCGTTGCTCACCCGTAAAGAGACAATTTCAATTCAGGTCAGAAGGAGCGGAGACGGTCCGTCCTAAGCGATCGATCCGCGGGAAGCCGATGGACGTTCCGGGGTGATCTGGCGGCGCTGACATCGATATGAGTGCTCGGCTGCTGGCACCAGCTTTAGTCGATCCCAAATCCCCTGCATCGCATTTACGAGCCAAAGTATATCCGGATCACTGTGTAACGGCGTGGGCGCGAGACGAAGCCGCTCCGTTCCTCTTGGTACTGTTGGATAGTTGATCGCCTGCACATATACGCCGTAACACCTAAGCAGTTCATCAGAGATGGCCTTGCAAGTTAGGGGGTTGCCCACAAATACAGGAACGATGTGACTGGGTGAGGCGATCATCGGCAATTCCGACTTGACCAGTTCTCGTTTCAGCGCCGCCACGCGTTCCTGGTGCAGAACTCTGAGCGACGAATCCTTCTTGAGGTGGCGCACACTGGCAAGCGCGCCGGCGGCAACCGCCGGTGGCAACGCACTGGTGAAAATGAATCCAGGTGAAAAGCTCCTGACAAAGTCAACGAGCGACGCTGATGCCGTGATATATCCGCCAACAACACCAAACGCCTTGGCAAGTGTTCCCTGTATGATCGTCACACGGTGGGACAATCCTTCGCGCTCAGCTATGCCCCCGCCCCGATGTCCATAAAGACCGACCGCGTGAACTTCGTCGAGATAGGTCATGGCCCCGTAGCGTTCTGCGACATCGCACAAGTCTGCGACAGGTGCGATGTCTCCATCCATGGAATAAACTGATTCAAAACAGACGATTTTCGGTCGCCTGGCGCCTACGGCCGCCAGTTTTCTTGCGAGATCCTCCGCATCGTTGTGTCGAAAGATGTATTTCTCCGCTCCGCTATGTCTGATACCCTGGATCATCGAGGCATGATTGTGCGCGTCTGAAAATATTACGCATCCAGGAAGCAGGGCTCCCAAAGTGCTGAGGGTGGCGTCGTTGGCGATGTAGCCGGATGAAAAGAGGAGCGCCGCATCCTTCCCGTGAAGGTCCGCTATCTCGCGCTCCAGAAGCACGTGATAGTGGCTTGTGCCGGAAATATTGCGGGTGCCGCCCGCGCCGGCGCCCGCGCAATCGATTGCTTCATGCATCGCAGCCCGTACCGCGGGATGCTGTCCCATTCCAAGATAGTCATTTGAGCACCATACCGTGACTTCCGACTGCAGCGAGTGATCGTACGCGCGCGGGTAGGCACCCACACGACGCTTGAGATCGGCGAACGTACGGTAGCGGCCTTCGGCACGAATTTGCTCAAGCCGGCTTTGAAAAAAGGCCTCGCTGTCGCGCATGTAATCCACGCCCGAAAGATGTGTTATTCTGCTTCGGGCTCGACAATGATTCTTCTCGAGGCTCGAACCAAGTAAGGTCTGCCAAATTTCTGCAAATTCTGACGAAGCGACAAGACGCCAGGGCATCTTCGGTCATCCCGTCAGCCGCCGCCCCGATCGAGATTCGGGCCCAGGGGCGCGCCATCTGGATCAGGCTGTCATAATGCAGTAGTCTCCCCCGTTCGATCACAACAATGCTTCATATCGAAGGCAAAATAGGTCTTGAGCAACTTTGCGTTTATCAAGGAAAGCACCATCGATCGGAACGCCGAGAGTGCCGATCAGCTCTACTGATTTCGAACATCGTTTTTGCTCCACACAGTCGCCCAAAGGGATCTGGCCGTGCAGGTGAGGCTAAACGAGACGTCCTCCCTCCAACGCGCAGTCCTACAGCTATTTCTGGGCGGCGGCGGTCTCATATTGCTGACCTTTATATGTTTCCGACTCGGACTCAACATTCCCACGGTCGGCTTTGCTTATTTGATCGTTATCGCGCTGCTGTCTTTGATCGGTAGCTTCTCTGCGTCCGTCCTTCTCTCTTTCGGTGCCGTTGCGCTTCTGAATTATTTCTTTGCCCCGCCGCTGTTCAGCTTCCGCGTAGATTATCCAGAGGACGCCCTGGCGATAACCGCCTTTTTGACGACCTCGATCATCATTACGAGTCTTACAGCGAGAGTGCGAAGGACAGCGGAACAGGCTCAAGTGTCGAACAATGCGCTGGTTGACACAATTCCAGCGATGGTCTGGAGCGCGACTCCCGACGGCTCACGCGACTTCAATAGTCAACGTTGGCTAAATTTCACAGGCTTATCCGCCGGTGAGGCAACCGGCAAAAGTTGGGCTACAACTTTTTACGCCGAAGACCGTCCAGCCGTGATGGAAAAGTGGCAGTTGGCAGTAGCAACCGGGACGCCGTTCGAAATCGAGGCACGTGCCCGCGGAGCTAACGGACAATACCGTTGGTTCCTGGTCCGGGCGGAGCCCCTCCGCGACGAGCGGGGTACCATTGTCAAATGGTATGGAACAAGCACCGACATCGAAGACCGCAAACGTGCGATCGAAGCGTTGCGCGAAAGCGAGGAGCAATGGAAGGAGGTCTTTGAGCACAACCCGGTCATGTATTTTATGGTTGACCCGATCGGCACGGTCCTTTCAGTGAATACTTTTGGCGCTGCACAACTCGGCTATGCGGTCAACGAGCTAATCGGACAATCCGTTCTCAATGTTTTTTTTGAAGAAGATCGTGCAGCCGTCCAGCAGAACGTGGCGGTCTGCCTGGAAACGCTTGGCGTTCCGCATAGCTGGGAAATTCGAAAGGCCCGGAAAGACGGTACGGTGCTTTGGGTTCGCGAAAATGCCAAAGCGGTGCGTCGGTCTGACAAGCAATTAATCGTCCTGATCGCATGCGAGGATGTCACCGAATCGAGGAAGACCGGAGATGCTCTGCGCTTGAGCGAGGCTTACATGGCTCACGCGCAAGAATTAACTCGCGTCGGGAGCTGGGCGTATAAACCTCCTGGCGTGTGTGAGCATTGGTCGGCAGAGATGTTTCGCATGTTGGGCTTTGATCCCGAAAAGGGGTACCCAGAAAACGAAGAGGCTGCGTCACGTATTCATCCCGAAGACCGCCAGCATGCAGATGAAGCGCTCGCCGGGCTTTTCGAACATGGCCAGGTATTGGATATAAAATATCGGTATACGCTACCTGACGGTCAGCTTCGAGTAATACGGGATTTCGGGACACCCATTTTCGAAAATGGGGTCATCACACGATTTGTCGGCGCCTGTTTGAACATCACCGAACAGGAAAGATTAACCGAGGAATTACGACTAAAGGAAAAGGAGCTTCATGCGCTCATCGACTCGATTCCTGCGTTGGTCAGCGCTGCGCAACCTGACGGGACCCTTGACTTCGTAAATCAGCGTTGGCTCGAGTACCTCGGGATCGACAAGGAGGAATGGCTCGATGGGGGTTGGAAGAACGTTATCCACCCCGACGACTTTGAAAACGTAAACGCGACCTGGCTAAAGGCCTTGGAAACGGGGCGAGCGTTTGAGAACGAGATGCGCTGGCGGCGGGCAGATGGGGAGTATCGCTGGTTTCACGGTCGCACGGTGCCCATGCGGGACGACTCCGGCAATGTCGCGAGATGGTATGGAACCCTCCACGATATTGATGACCGCAAGCGGACCGAGGACGCCTTGCGGCTGAGCGAGGCTTACATGGCGCATGCGCAACAACTCGCCGGCTTTGCAAGTTGGGCCTATAAGAGCAGCCACATCGGCGGTTACTGGGATGTTTGCGAACATTGGTCTCCTGAGATGTGGCGCATAGCCGGCTTCGATCCCTCCAAGGGATATCCTCCGACCGAATTGATTTTTTCGCGCATACATCCCGAAGACCTTCAGCCCATGATCGATGCGAATGCGCAGGTGATCAACGACGATCGGCCACTGAATATCAAGTACCGGTATTTTCACCCAGATGGTCAACTTCGAGTTTTACATAGTTTTGGAACTCTCCTCCGCGAAGACGGAGTAGCTACACGGTTTGTTGGCGCCACCATAGACATTACAGATCAGGAGCAGCGGCTTGAGGCATTGAGACAGAGCGAACTATACCTTGCTGAAGGCCAGCGACTTGCTC harbors:
- the hemA gene encoding 5-aminolevulinate synthase, giving the protein MRDSEAFFQSRLEQIRAEGRYRTFADLKRRVGAYPRAYDHSLQSEVTVWCSNDYLGMGQHPAVRAAMHEAIDCAGAGAGGTRNISGTSHYHVLLEREIADLHGKDAALLFSSGYIANDATLSTLGALLPGCVIFSDAHNHASMIQGIRHSGAEKYIFRHNDAEDLARKLAAVGARRPKIVCFESVYSMDGDIAPVADLCDVAERYGAMTYLDEVHAVGLYGHRGGGIAEREGLSHRVTIIQGTLAKAFGVVGGYITASASLVDFVRSFSPGFIFTSALPPAVAAGALASVRHLKKDSSLRVLHQERVAALKRELVKSELPMIASPSHIVPVFVGNPLTCKAISDELLRCYGVYVQAINYPTVPRGTERLRLAPTPLHSDPDILWLVNAMQGIWDRLKLVPAAEHSYRCQRRQITPERPSASRGSIA
- a CDS encoding PAS domain-containing protein, with amino-acid sequence MLTFICFRLGLNIPTVGFAYLIVIALLSLIGSFSASVLLSFGAVALLNYFFAPPLFSFRVDYPEDALAITAFLTTSIIITSLTARVRRTAEQAQVSNNALVDTIPAMVWSATPDGSRDFNSQRWLNFTGLSAGEATGKSWATTFYAEDRPAVMEKWQLAVATGTPFEIEARARGANGQYRWFLVRAEPLRDERGTIVKWYGTSTDIEDRKRAIEALRESEEQWKEVFEHNPVMYFMVDPIGTVLSVNTFGAAQLGYAVNELIGQSVLNVFFEEDRAAVQQNVAVCLETLGVPHSWEIRKARKDGTVLWVRENAKAVRRSDKQLIVLIACEDVTESRKTGDALRLSEAYMAHAQELTRVGSWAYKPPGVCEHWSAEMFRMLGFDPEKGYPENEEAASRIHPEDRQHADEALAGLFEHGQVLDIKYRYTLPDGQLRVIRDFGTPIFENGVITRFVGACLNITEQERLTEELRLKEKELHALIDSIPALVSAAQPDGTLDFVNQRWLEYLGIDKEEWLDGGWKNVIHPDDFENVNATWLKALETGRAFENEMRWRRADGEYRWFHGRTVPMRDDSGNVARWYGTLHDIDDRKRTEDALRLSEAYMAHAQQLAGFASWAYKSSHIGGYWDVCEHWSPEMWRIAGFDPSKGYPPTELIFSRIHPEDLQPMIDANAQVINDDRPLNIKYRYFHPDGQLRVLHSFGTLLREDGVATRFVGATIDITDQEQRLEALRQSELYLAEGQRLAHQGSWSFNPAGYYDFWSEELFRVYGFDSARGAPTLEQYLSAVHPEDREFMSRTIQEMLAQGLGCDVTKRIVRPGGEVRHIRCVGVPLLDKGILKSIFGTAIDVTEQEHLTQELQRREAYLAEAQKLSRTGSFGWNVARGEIFWSEETFRIFEYDRAAKPSLELVLQRTHPEDRAVVRQFLERVTDDGKDWDFEHRLLMPNGSTKYVRAVARAEKDALGALEFVGAVMDITATRRADEELHQTRTQLTHFARLTTLGELTASIAHEVNQPLSGVINSANAGVRWLDSQPPDVQKARQSIDRIIRDAGRASEVVARVRDLAKKTPPRKGWLNINETVEEIISLTRQEVRKNHVRLKSQLSAEIPLILADRIQLQQVILNLMINAVEALTAVPDAERVLQIATTIVPSGDVSLTVSDSGPGLDVEKLEEIFGAFYTTKPDGMGMGLAVSRSIIEAHGGSLWANKNEPRGAIFQFTLPKDQGENL